The DNA segment GAGCGGCGGCACCGACGCCAAGAGCTTCGAGACCCTGGGCATGCGCTGCTTCGGCTTCTCCCCGCTCAAGCTGCCCGCCGACCTGGACTTCGCCTCGCTGTTCCACGGCATCGACGAGCGGATCGCGGTCGACTCGCTGCACTTCGGCATCCGGGTGCTGGACCGGTTCCTCCGCCAGGTCTGAGACGTGGTGTGATCCAGCGGTGACCGACACCACGATCGCCCCGGGCAGCGTCGCCCTGATCACCGGCGGGACGGGCGGTTTCGGCCGCGCCCTCGCCGCGCTCCTGCGCGAGCGGGAGGTGACCGTCGTCCTCGCCGACCTGGACACCGAGGCCAACCGGCAGACCGCCGAGGGCCTGGGCGCGCACTTCGTCGGGCTCGACGTCACCGACCGGGCCGCCAACGCCGCCGTCGTCGCCTCGGTCGAGGCCGAGCACGGCCGGCTGGACGCCGCCTTCCTCAACGCCGGCATCGCCGGCAACAGCCGCGACACCCTGGACGTCGACGAGTTCCTGCACGTGGTCGACGTCGACCTGTTCGGCGTCGTCTACGGCACCGAGGCGGCGCTGCCGGCCCTCCGGCGCGCCGGCGGCGGCTCGATCGTGGTGACGGCGTCGCTGGCCGGGCTCGCCCCGGTCGCCACCGACCCGGGCTACAGCGTGGCCAAGGGCGGCGCCATCGCCTTCGTCCGCTCGCTGGCGCCGCGGCTGGTCGGCGACGGGATCACCATGTCCGCCATCTGCCCCGGCTTCGCCGACACCGCGATCATCGACCCGCTGCGCGAGGAGTTCGCTGCGGCCGACTTCCCGGTGCTGTCGGCCGACGAGGTCGCCTCGGCCATGCTGGCCGCGTGGGCCGGCGCCGAGCCGGGGGCCGCCTACGTCGTCCAGCCCGGGGTCGGCGCTGTCCCGTACAAGTTCAAGGGCGTCCCGGCGGCCCGGACGGCGAGCGGCGAGACCGCGGTCGTCCCGCAGGCGCTGATGCCGCCGTCGTTGCGCTGACCCTCAGAGGTCCAGCGAGCCGGTGAACACGATCTGCTCGGCCAGGGTGCGCATCTTGGTGTTGCGGCGCTGACTGGCCTCGGCGAGCCAGCGCTGCGCGGCGTCGTCGGTCAGTGCCTTCCGGGCCATCACGATGCCGATGGCCATGGCGATGGTCCGGTTGCTGACCAGGGCGGCCTCGAGGTGGCGCTGGCGTTCCTCCGCCACCGCACGGGCGGTGACGGCGGCGTCGAGGGCGGCGGTGTCCTGCTCCCGGGCCGCGGCGGCGGCGACCAGGTCGGCGGCCAGCCCGAGCACCGTCAGCTCCTCGGGCTCGAACCGGGGCCGGGTGCGCGAGCCCACCGACAGCGTGCCCAGCAGGGTGGCCCCGGCGGTCAGCGGGAAGCTCGCGTAGGCGGTGGCGTCCAGCTCGCGGGCGAGCGCGAGCCGGGGGTCGGGGTCGGCGTCCACCCGGCCGTGCGCCTCGGGACGCCGCTGCTGCGCGACCATCCCGCAGACGGCCTCACCGAGGTGCACCACCTCCAGCGCGGGCAGGTGCCGGGCGGCGATGCCGGTGGTGTCGTGCAGGGTCAGCGCCCGCTCGGCCGGCGCCGCCTCGTACCGGACCGAGAAGTCCACGGCATAGGGCCGGGCCAGGTCGTCGACCAGCCGTTCGACCATGGCGGCGGACCCGGCACCGGCGGTCAGGTCGGCGCCGAGCCGGGTCAGGGTCGTGAGCGGGGCGTGCACGGTGCGGGCCTCCTGGGTCAGGGGACGCTCGAGGGCGGATCGGTTGTGCACGATCCAACGGTGGTGCCACACCAGTGTTTCCCGCTCACCCGGGTGACCCCGGTCACCGGTGCTCTGGCAGGGTCGGGGCATGCGCGCATGGCGAGTCCACTCCCTCGGCGACCCGGCCGAGGTCATGTCCCTCGACGAGGTCGACCAGCCGACGCCCGGAGACGGCCAGCTGCTGGTCAAGGTGCGGGCGGCGGGGCTCAACTTCCCCGACGTGCTCATGGCCATGGGCCAGTACCAGGAGCGCCCGCCGCTGCCGTTCACCCCGGGCGTCGAGATCTGCGGCGAGGTCGTCGGCACCGGCCAGCGGGTGCTCGGCTCGCCCGCCGGCGGGCCCGGCGGCTTCGCCGAGTACGCGCTGATGGACGCCGCCGCGGCCTTCCCGGTGCCCGACGGCATGTCCGACGAGCAGGCCGCCGCGCTGCACCTGACCTACCAGACCGGCCACGTCGGGCTGCACCGTCGCGCCGCCCTGCAGCCGGGGGAGGTGCTGCTCGTGCACGCCGGCGCGGGCGGCGTGGGCTCGGCCGCCATCCAGCTGGGCAAGGCCGCCGGTGCCACGGTCATCGCCACCGCCGGCGGGGAGCGCAAGACCGAGGTCTGCCGCTCCCTGGGCGCCGACCACGTCATCGACTACACCGCCGAGGACTTCGTGCCCCTGGTCAAGGAGATCACCGGTGGCCGCGGGGCTGACGTCGTCTACGACCCGGTGGGCGGCGAGGTCTTCGACAAGTCGCGCCGGTGCATCGCCTTCGAGGGCCGGCTGGTCGTCGTCGGGTTCACGAGCGGCACCATCCCGCAGGCGCCGGTCAACCACGCGCTGGTGAAGAACTACAGCATCGTCGGGCTGCACTGGGGGCTGTACCGCAAGCACGACCCGGCGCTGTTCGGGCAGGTGCACGACGAGCTGTGCCGGTTGTTCGCCGCCGGGCAGATCGCCCCGCTGATCGGCCAGACGCTGCCGCTGGCGGAGCTGCCGCAGGCGATGGCCGCGATCGCCGACCGCAGCACGGTCGGCAAGGTCGTCCTGAAGCCGTGATGCGTGGATTCCGCTGGTCCGTCGGCCCCGCTGCAGGGGCCCGCCGCGAGCGTGCGAGCGGTGGGGGGCAGCGGGGTCCTCACACCATGGGGCGGGGCAGGTAGGACAGCCGCATCCGGCGCCGCATGATCACCTTGCGGGTGCCGTCGGCGTGCAGCTGCAGGCGGGCCAGCTCCCAGCCGCCGGTGTCGGACTGCATGCTCATCAGCTGCGCAGCCGCCGAGCGCGAGGTGCCCGCCGGGATGCGCAGCGGGGCGTACTCGTACTCGCCGGGTGCTGACACCCGCCCGATTGTGCCTGCCGGACGCCTCCAGGTCATGTGGTGGTCGCCACGACGACGTCCACGGGTGTCAGCGGGGCGGTCCCCGGGCAGGCTGTCCACGACCGCAGCAGACCAGGAGGAGCACCTGATGACCGACCCCGAAGCGACCGACGCCGACGTCCAGGAGCAGCAGCAGCTGGCGACCCCGCCGGTGCCCGAGCTCGCCGACGAGGTGGCCCCGCCGGCCGACGACGTCCCGGAGGCCGACGGCATCGAGCAGCAGCTGTCGGCGGTCCCGGGCAGCAGCGGGGGCCGGCGGGCCGCTGACCCGGAGGCCGACGAGTACGACGTCCTGGAGCAGCAGGCCGCGGTGCCCGCCGACGAGGACGACGTCCGGGACTGAGGTCCGGGCTCAGCGCGGGTCGACGAGCTGCAGCTCGCCGGTCGCCCGGCTGCCGACGAAGACCCGCCCGGAGCTGGGGTCGACGGCGACCGTGTTCGGCTGGCGGACGGTGGGGAGGCGGGCCACCTCGGTGAGCTCGTCCCCTGCCGTCGACAGGCCGACCACCTCGTTGGTGGCGGTCAGCGTCACCCACAGCACCTGGTCGGTGGCGTCGTAGGCGAGGCCATAGGGAGTCCCCGGGAGCGGGAGCTCGGCCACCTGCTCGAGCGGGTCGGCGGAGAAGGTGAGGACGGCGTCGCCCCGGGTGTCGGCGACGAGGAACCGGCCGCGGGAGTCGGTGACCAGGTGGGTCGGGCCCGCGCCGGCGTCCACGACGTCCAGCAGCTCCCCGGCCGCGACGTCGTAGCTGGTCAGGGTGAACGCCCCGACGTCGACCACGCCGGCGGTGTCGCCGACGACCGCCACACCACCGGGCTGCTGCTGGCTGGTGAACGTGCGGGTCACCCGGCCGGCGTCGACGACGCTGAGCGTGCCGCCCTTCTCGTCGCCGACCAGCACCTGCCCGCCGGCCACCTGAGCCGCGTCGTGCGGGTAGCTGCCCACCGCCGTCTGCGTGGTCTCCCCGCCGGGGAGTGCCACCTCGACCAGCGCGTTGGCGTCCTCGGCCGGCACCAGCACCGGGCCGCCGGGGGCGGCGAGCTGCAGGTGCCGGGCGTGCCCGGGCAGCGGCACCTCGCGGACGGTCGTCCCGTCGCGGTCGGTCGGCAGCAACCGGTCGGGGTCGCGGACGGCGACGGCGAGCAGCCCGGTGACCGGGTCGAAGACCATGCCCTCGGCGTCGGGGTCCAGCGGGACGACCGTGCCGGCGGGGTCGACGGTGAGCGCGGGGGAGTCGGCGGGCTCGGCGGCCTTCGGCGGCGACGGCTCGGCCGCCGGACCGGACGACGCACAACCGGCCAGCGCCAGGGTCAGGGGCAGCAGGACGGCGGCGATCCGAGCACCGGGCATGCCGCGATGATCGACCACGATAGGTCTTCGCCGCCGACCCGCCTGTCGGATGTGCCGGTGCCGACATCGCCCGAGCACTGCCCTGACCTGCACGGACACCGGGTCGTGCGTCATGATCATCAGCGTGCTCATGGCCGGGGTCGTCGTGCTGGTCGCCGTCGGCGGGGTCGGCTGCGGCTGGTGGCTGCCCGGCCGGGCCGGCTGGTCCCGCCGCCAGGCCCGGCTGGACCGCGACTGGCGCGGGCTGGGGGAGCGGCACCGGCTCGACCACCGGGCGCTGGCGCGGGTCCGGCGCGCCGCCTACTGGGGCCGGGCGCTGACCGACCCCGCCGAACGGGCCGCGGCGGCCGAGTGGGCGGCACGGGAGGCCGGTCGCCGGCGTGCCGCCCGGACCCGCGGCCGCCGGCTGGTCTGGCTG comes from the Modestobacter italicus genome and includes:
- a CDS encoding NADPH:quinone oxidoreductase family protein gives rise to the protein MRAWRVHSLGDPAEVMSLDEVDQPTPGDGQLLVKVRAAGLNFPDVLMAMGQYQERPPLPFTPGVEICGEVVGTGQRVLGSPAGGPGGFAEYALMDAAAAFPVPDGMSDEQAAALHLTYQTGHVGLHRRAALQPGEVLLVHAGAGGVGSAAIQLGKAAGATVIATAGGERKTEVCRSLGADHVIDYTAEDFVPLVKEITGGRGADVVYDPVGGEVFDKSRRCIAFEGRLVVVGFTSGTIPQAPVNHALVKNYSIVGLHWGLYRKHDPALFGQVHDELCRLFAAGQIAPLIGQTLPLAELPQAMAAIADRSTVGKVVLKP
- a CDS encoding SDR family oxidoreductase; this encodes MTDTTIAPGSVALITGGTGGFGRALAALLREREVTVVLADLDTEANRQTAEGLGAHFVGLDVTDRAANAAVVASVEAEHGRLDAAFLNAGIAGNSRDTLDVDEFLHVVDVDLFGVVYGTEAALPALRRAGGGSIVVTASLAGLAPVATDPGYSVAKGGAIAFVRSLAPRLVGDGITMSAICPGFADTAIIDPLREEFAAADFPVLSADEVASAMLAAWAGAEPGAAYVVQPGVGAVPYKFKGVPAARTASGETAVVPQALMPPSLR
- a CDS encoding GAF and ANTAR domain-containing protein, whose amino-acid sequence is MHNRSALERPLTQEARTVHAPLTTLTRLGADLTAGAGSAAMVERLVDDLARPYAVDFSVRYEAAPAERALTLHDTTGIAARHLPALEVVHLGEAVCGMVAQQRRPEAHGRVDADPDPRLALARELDATAYASFPLTAGATLLGTLSVGSRTRPRFEPEELTVLGLAADLVAAAAAREQDTAALDAAVTARAVAEERQRHLEAALVSNRTIAMAIGIVMARKALTDDAAQRWLAEASQRRNTKMRTLAEQIVFTGSLDL
- a CDS encoding DUF5703 family protein, with the translated sequence MSAPGEYEYAPLRIPAGTSRSAAAQLMSMQSDTGGWELARLQLHADGTRKVIMRRRMRLSYLPRPMV
- a CDS encoding Vgb family protein; the protein is MPGARIAAVLLPLTLALAGCASSGPAAEPSPPKAAEPADSPALTVDPAGTVVPLDPDAEGMVFDPVTGLLAVAVRDPDRLLPTDRDGTTVREVPLPGHARHLQLAAPGGPVLVPAEDANALVEVALPGGETTQTAVGSYPHDAAQVAGGQVLVGDEKGGTLSVVDAGRVTRTFTSQQQPGGVAVVGDTAGVVDVGAFTLTSYDVAAGELLDVVDAGAGPTHLVTDSRGRFLVADTRGDAVLTFSADPLEQVAELPLPGTPYGLAYDATDQVLWVTLTATNEVVGLSTAGDELTEVARLPTVRQPNTVAVDPSSGRVFVGSRATGELQLVDPR